Proteins encoded in a region of the Xylocopa sonorina isolate GNS202 chromosome 11, iyXylSono1_principal, whole genome shotgun sequence genome:
- the LOC143429069 gene encoding protein lin-9 homolog isoform X3, translating into MAEMIESESAETLLSMKNGGYPSVDEIKTEVMDDDTMDMDDQQISNNSTDSHMDTEESDPIPELGPAALGLQRVGTQPPPKPNPPSQPVQVLNRRGMPARIRKKNKLFYDDILVNHPHHRIKKDPSHPDTKQSPKKVPRPSPAKKQNRVINEPRKNNTLSQPLQTTMTPIKQEKEPDKPMQPSSPDRKIGQKIGMRLRNLLKLPKAHKWVCYEWFYSNIDKTLFEGDNDFMICLKESFPQLKTRKLTRVEWCKIRRMMGKPRRCSQSFFEEERRELERKRQKIRMLQQRKAADINSFKDLPPEIPLQLVIGTKVTARLRKPQDGLFTGSIDAVDTSNNTYRITFERAGLGTHSVPDYEVLSNEPPETISVASFAQKFRPRHVQYVPSPPYAMKLMSPRLNSDPLISNASVSLPKKSHIGGTMNGYPLKLLEFMVKVNKILAAKKVKIKKLREMNSEAEKRRSFGEPLPPDFERRYAGIVVELEKMNTALQNFLNDVQELCQEMAPEPSVAAMLAPSHLREKCKQEATDMVAKNNIINDKEPGKMTQLVTDLTALMLQVKSLSDSDRNAYELKVLQGTMEQIRSKLSPQNQQVFQNCVEIHMQHIQLGLGQRGALTPFMAQRA; encoded by the exons GTGAGTCTGCTGAAACATTGTTATCTATGAAAAATGGAGGATACCCATCAGTTGATGAAATCAAAACTGAAGTGATGGACGATGACACAATGGACATGGACGATcaacagatttcaaacaatTCGACAGATTCTCACATGGATACAGAGGAATCTGATCCAATTCCTGAACTTGGGCCTGCAGCTTTGGGGCTACAAAGAGTAGGTACACAACCTCCTCCAAAGCCAAATCCTCCTAGCCAACCAGTACAAGTTTTAAACCGAAGAGGAATGCCAGCAAGAATCAGGaagaaaaataaattattttatgaTGATATATTAGTTAATCATCCTCATCATAG GATCAAAAAGGATCCTTCGCATCCAGATACAAAACAATCTCCTAAAAAAGTACCTAGACCTTCTCCTGCTAAAAAACAAAATAGAGTAATTAATGAGCCAAGAAAAAATAATACATTAAGTCAACCTTTACAAACTACAATGACTCCGATTAAACAAGAGAAAGAGCCAGATAAACCAATGCAACCTTCTTCCCCGGATCGTAAAATTGGACAAAAGATTGGTATGAGATTAAGAAATTTATTGAAATTACCAAAAGCACACAAATGGGTTTGTTACGAGTGGTTTTATAGTAACATTGATAA GACACTTTTTGAGGGTGACAATGATTTTATGATTTGCTTAAAAGAGTCATTTCCGCAATTGAAAACTCGGAAATTAACGCGCGTTGAATGGTGTAAGATAAGAAGAATGATGGGTAAACCACGGAGATGTTCACAGTCATTTTTCGAAGAAGAAAGACGAGAACTAGAAAGGAAGAGGCAAAAGATACGTATGTTACAACAGAGAAAAGCTGCGGATATTAATAGTTTCAAAGACTTGCCACCAGAAATACCATTACAACTGGTGATAGGAACCAAAGTTACAGCAAGACTGAGAAAACCGCAAGATGGTTTATTCACTGGAAGTATTGATGCCGTGGACACTAGTAATAATACTTATAGAATAACATTTGAACGTGCTGGACTTGGAACGCATAGTGTTCCAGATTATGAAGTTCTG TCTAATGAACCACCAGAAACAATAAGTGTTGCTTCGTTTGCTCAAAAGTTTAGACCACGACATGTGCAATACGTGCCATCTCCACCATATGCCATGAAATTAATGTCACCACGTCTCAACAGTGATCCtttgatatctaatgcttctgtatCATTGCCAAAGAAATCTCATATCGGTGGAACAATGAATGGTTATCCTTTAAAGTTATTGGAATTTATGGTTAAAGTAAACAAAATATTGGCCGCGAAAAAGGTTAAAATAAAGAAGTTAAGAGAGATGAACAGCGAGGCAGAAAAAAGACGATCGTTTGGAGAACCACTTCCGCCAGATTTTGAAAGAAGATATGCAGG AATTGTAGTTGAATTGGAAAAAATGAATACTGCTCTGCAAAACTTCCTTAATGACGTTCAAGAGCTATGTCAAGAAATGGCTCCCGAACCTAGTGTGGCGGCCATGTTAGCTCCTTCTCATCTTCGGGAAAAGTGTAAGCAGGAAGCTACAGATATGGTTGCcaaaaataatattattaatgATAAGGAACCTGGGAAAATGACCCAACTAGTTACAGACTtaacagctctaatgcttcaagtTAAG AGTTTGTCGGATTCTGATCGTAATGCATATGAATTAAAAGTGTTACAAGGCACTATGGAACAGATACGTTCAAAGTTAAGTCCGCAAAATCAACAAGTTTTCCAAAATTGTGTCGAAATACATATGCAACACATTCAATTAGGTCTAGGGCAAAGAGGTGCTTTAACACCATTTATGGCCCAAAGAGCTTAA
- the LOC143429069 gene encoding protein lin-9 homolog isoform X1, with protein sequence MTNTQFKRDNEDLYRESAETLLSMKNGGYPSVDEIKTEVMDDDTMDMDDQQISNNSTDSHMDTEESDPIPELGPAALGLQRVGTQPPPKPNPPSQPVQVLNRRGMPARIRKKNKLFYDDILVNHPHHRIKKDPSHPDTKQSPKKVPRPSPAKKQNRVINEPRKNNTLSQPLQTTMTPIKQEKEPDKPMQPSSPDRKIGQKIGMRLRNLLKLPKAHKWVCYEWFYSNIDKTLFEGDNDFMICLKESFPQLKTRKLTRVEWCKIRRMMGKPRRCSQSFFEEERRELERKRQKIRMLQQRKAADINSFKDLPPEIPLQLVIGTKVTARLRKPQDGLFTGSIDAVDTSNNTYRITFERAGLGTHSVPDYEVLSNEPPETISVASFAQKFRPRHVQYVPSPPYAMKLMSPRLNSDPLISNASVSLPKKSHIGGTMNGYPLKLLEFMVKVNKILAAKKVKIKKLREMNSEAEKRRSFGEPLPPDFERRYAGIVVELEKMNTALQNFLNDVQELCQEMAPEPSVAAMLAPSHLREKCKQEATDMVAKNNIINDKEPGKMTQLVTDLTALMLQVKSLSDSDRNAYELKVLQGTMEQIRSKLSPQNQQVFQNCVEIHMQHIQLGLGQRGALTPFMAQRA encoded by the exons GTGAGTCTGCTGAAACATTGTTATCTATGAAAAATGGAGGATACCCATCAGTTGATGAAATCAAAACTGAAGTGATGGACGATGACACAATGGACATGGACGATcaacagatttcaaacaatTCGACAGATTCTCACATGGATACAGAGGAATCTGATCCAATTCCTGAACTTGGGCCTGCAGCTTTGGGGCTACAAAGAGTAGGTACACAACCTCCTCCAAAGCCAAATCCTCCTAGCCAACCAGTACAAGTTTTAAACCGAAGAGGAATGCCAGCAAGAATCAGGaagaaaaataaattattttatgaTGATATATTAGTTAATCATCCTCATCATAG GATCAAAAAGGATCCTTCGCATCCAGATACAAAACAATCTCCTAAAAAAGTACCTAGACCTTCTCCTGCTAAAAAACAAAATAGAGTAATTAATGAGCCAAGAAAAAATAATACATTAAGTCAACCTTTACAAACTACAATGACTCCGATTAAACAAGAGAAAGAGCCAGATAAACCAATGCAACCTTCTTCCCCGGATCGTAAAATTGGACAAAAGATTGGTATGAGATTAAGAAATTTATTGAAATTACCAAAAGCACACAAATGGGTTTGTTACGAGTGGTTTTATAGTAACATTGATAA GACACTTTTTGAGGGTGACAATGATTTTATGATTTGCTTAAAAGAGTCATTTCCGCAATTGAAAACTCGGAAATTAACGCGCGTTGAATGGTGTAAGATAAGAAGAATGATGGGTAAACCACGGAGATGTTCACAGTCATTTTTCGAAGAAGAAAGACGAGAACTAGAAAGGAAGAGGCAAAAGATACGTATGTTACAACAGAGAAAAGCTGCGGATATTAATAGTTTCAAAGACTTGCCACCAGAAATACCATTACAACTGGTGATAGGAACCAAAGTTACAGCAAGACTGAGAAAACCGCAAGATGGTTTATTCACTGGAAGTATTGATGCCGTGGACACTAGTAATAATACTTATAGAATAACATTTGAACGTGCTGGACTTGGAACGCATAGTGTTCCAGATTATGAAGTTCTG TCTAATGAACCACCAGAAACAATAAGTGTTGCTTCGTTTGCTCAAAAGTTTAGACCACGACATGTGCAATACGTGCCATCTCCACCATATGCCATGAAATTAATGTCACCACGTCTCAACAGTGATCCtttgatatctaatgcttctgtatCATTGCCAAAGAAATCTCATATCGGTGGAACAATGAATGGTTATCCTTTAAAGTTATTGGAATTTATGGTTAAAGTAAACAAAATATTGGCCGCGAAAAAGGTTAAAATAAAGAAGTTAAGAGAGATGAACAGCGAGGCAGAAAAAAGACGATCGTTTGGAGAACCACTTCCGCCAGATTTTGAAAGAAGATATGCAGG AATTGTAGTTGAATTGGAAAAAATGAATACTGCTCTGCAAAACTTCCTTAATGACGTTCAAGAGCTATGTCAAGAAATGGCTCCCGAACCTAGTGTGGCGGCCATGTTAGCTCCTTCTCATCTTCGGGAAAAGTGTAAGCAGGAAGCTACAGATATGGTTGCcaaaaataatattattaatgATAAGGAACCTGGGAAAATGACCCAACTAGTTACAGACTtaacagctctaatgcttcaagtTAAG AGTTTGTCGGATTCTGATCGTAATGCATATGAATTAAAAGTGTTACAAGGCACTATGGAACAGATACGTTCAAAGTTAAGTCCGCAAAATCAACAAGTTTTCCAAAATTGTGTCGAAATACATATGCAACACATTCAATTAGGTCTAGGGCAAAGAGGTGCTTTAACACCATTTATGGCCCAAAGAGCTTAA
- the LOC143429069 gene encoding protein lin-9 homolog isoform X2 — MKVSNLEHNMKCESAETLLSMKNGGYPSVDEIKTEVMDDDTMDMDDQQISNNSTDSHMDTEESDPIPELGPAALGLQRVGTQPPPKPNPPSQPVQVLNRRGMPARIRKKNKLFYDDILVNHPHHRIKKDPSHPDTKQSPKKVPRPSPAKKQNRVINEPRKNNTLSQPLQTTMTPIKQEKEPDKPMQPSSPDRKIGQKIGMRLRNLLKLPKAHKWVCYEWFYSNIDKTLFEGDNDFMICLKESFPQLKTRKLTRVEWCKIRRMMGKPRRCSQSFFEEERRELERKRQKIRMLQQRKAADINSFKDLPPEIPLQLVIGTKVTARLRKPQDGLFTGSIDAVDTSNNTYRITFERAGLGTHSVPDYEVLSNEPPETISVASFAQKFRPRHVQYVPSPPYAMKLMSPRLNSDPLISNASVSLPKKSHIGGTMNGYPLKLLEFMVKVNKILAAKKVKIKKLREMNSEAEKRRSFGEPLPPDFERRYAGIVVELEKMNTALQNFLNDVQELCQEMAPEPSVAAMLAPSHLREKCKQEATDMVAKNNIINDKEPGKMTQLVTDLTALMLQVKSLSDSDRNAYELKVLQGTMEQIRSKLSPQNQQVFQNCVEIHMQHIQLGLGQRGALTPFMAQRA; from the exons GTGAGTCTGCTGAAACATTGTTATCTATGAAAAATGGAGGATACCCATCAGTTGATGAAATCAAAACTGAAGTGATGGACGATGACACAATGGACATGGACGATcaacagatttcaaacaatTCGACAGATTCTCACATGGATACAGAGGAATCTGATCCAATTCCTGAACTTGGGCCTGCAGCTTTGGGGCTACAAAGAGTAGGTACACAACCTCCTCCAAAGCCAAATCCTCCTAGCCAACCAGTACAAGTTTTAAACCGAAGAGGAATGCCAGCAAGAATCAGGaagaaaaataaattattttatgaTGATATATTAGTTAATCATCCTCATCATAG GATCAAAAAGGATCCTTCGCATCCAGATACAAAACAATCTCCTAAAAAAGTACCTAGACCTTCTCCTGCTAAAAAACAAAATAGAGTAATTAATGAGCCAAGAAAAAATAATACATTAAGTCAACCTTTACAAACTACAATGACTCCGATTAAACAAGAGAAAGAGCCAGATAAACCAATGCAACCTTCTTCCCCGGATCGTAAAATTGGACAAAAGATTGGTATGAGATTAAGAAATTTATTGAAATTACCAAAAGCACACAAATGGGTTTGTTACGAGTGGTTTTATAGTAACATTGATAA GACACTTTTTGAGGGTGACAATGATTTTATGATTTGCTTAAAAGAGTCATTTCCGCAATTGAAAACTCGGAAATTAACGCGCGTTGAATGGTGTAAGATAAGAAGAATGATGGGTAAACCACGGAGATGTTCACAGTCATTTTTCGAAGAAGAAAGACGAGAACTAGAAAGGAAGAGGCAAAAGATACGTATGTTACAACAGAGAAAAGCTGCGGATATTAATAGTTTCAAAGACTTGCCACCAGAAATACCATTACAACTGGTGATAGGAACCAAAGTTACAGCAAGACTGAGAAAACCGCAAGATGGTTTATTCACTGGAAGTATTGATGCCGTGGACACTAGTAATAATACTTATAGAATAACATTTGAACGTGCTGGACTTGGAACGCATAGTGTTCCAGATTATGAAGTTCTG TCTAATGAACCACCAGAAACAATAAGTGTTGCTTCGTTTGCTCAAAAGTTTAGACCACGACATGTGCAATACGTGCCATCTCCACCATATGCCATGAAATTAATGTCACCACGTCTCAACAGTGATCCtttgatatctaatgcttctgtatCATTGCCAAAGAAATCTCATATCGGTGGAACAATGAATGGTTATCCTTTAAAGTTATTGGAATTTATGGTTAAAGTAAACAAAATATTGGCCGCGAAAAAGGTTAAAATAAAGAAGTTAAGAGAGATGAACAGCGAGGCAGAAAAAAGACGATCGTTTGGAGAACCACTTCCGCCAGATTTTGAAAGAAGATATGCAGG AATTGTAGTTGAATTGGAAAAAATGAATACTGCTCTGCAAAACTTCCTTAATGACGTTCAAGAGCTATGTCAAGAAATGGCTCCCGAACCTAGTGTGGCGGCCATGTTAGCTCCTTCTCATCTTCGGGAAAAGTGTAAGCAGGAAGCTACAGATATGGTTGCcaaaaataatattattaatgATAAGGAACCTGGGAAAATGACCCAACTAGTTACAGACTtaacagctctaatgcttcaagtTAAG AGTTTGTCGGATTCTGATCGTAATGCATATGAATTAAAAGTGTTACAAGGCACTATGGAACAGATACGTTCAAAGTTAAGTCCGCAAAATCAACAAGTTTTCCAAAATTGTGTCGAAATACATATGCAACACATTCAATTAGGTCTAGGGCAAAGAGGTGCTTTAACACCATTTATGGCCCAAAGAGCTTAA